Proteins from a single region of Desulfobacter postgatei 2ac9:
- a CDS encoding efflux transporter outer membrane subunit, which translates to MKNNNKIVHYALIGVCLLTFAGCAVGPDFQRPASPDVSGYTSSPLAANLNSSPTMLGDPQNIIKEERLNKYWWRAMGTEQLETLICEALEHNPTLMAAEATLRQAQELYAAKAGSTLYPQVEANLTGQRQRFNPNSSGLTDDAREFGLYNAGVGVTYTFDLAGGNRRALEALAARSDYQQFQLEGARLTLVANIVTTAITQASLKRQTEIIENILKSQENQLELTLERIRLGHKEPDDALALQTQLEQTRAQIPSLHYQLQQNEHFLAVLVGKAPGENLLPSFTLEDFTLPPELPLLIPSELVHARPDILGAEALLHASNAEYGVAISKLYPQLNLNTDLGSQALTTGALFGGGSAVWSLVGQLTQPLFNPGLPAEKRAALAAFDTAAANYRSVVLEAFRNVADVLRALENDSKRLGALSAADSASEKSLESTQRRYRLGAASYYDLVIAQQQRLQTEVDLIEGQAKRLVNTVAFYQAMGGGLNGITGSTGHVSEAQSAGRISSR; encoded by the coding sequence ATGAAAAATAATAATAAGATTGTTCATTATGCTTTAATAGGAGTGTGTCTTCTGACGTTTGCAGGATGTGCTGTTGGGCCTGACTTCCAGCGTCCAGCATCCCCTGATGTGAGTGGTTATACTTCCTCCCCGCTGGCTGCAAATTTAAATTCCTCCCCCACCATGCTGGGTGATCCACAAAACATTATTAAAGAAGAACGCTTAAATAAATATTGGTGGCGAGCGATGGGCACCGAACAACTAGAAACGCTTATCTGTGAAGCCCTGGAACATAACCCAACCCTGATGGCGGCAGAGGCTACCTTGCGTCAGGCCCAGGAACTTTATGCGGCGAAGGCTGGTTCGACACTTTATCCCCAGGTTGAAGCCAACCTCACCGGCCAGCGCCAGCGATTCAACCCCAATTCATCGGGGCTGACCGACGATGCCAGGGAATTCGGTCTTTACAACGCCGGTGTAGGCGTTACATATACATTTGATCTGGCCGGAGGTAATCGTAGGGCGTTGGAAGCTCTGGCCGCCCGAAGCGATTATCAGCAGTTCCAATTAGAAGGCGCTCGCTTGACACTGGTGGCAAATATCGTAACAACGGCCATTACTCAGGCAAGCCTGAAAAGGCAGACTGAAATTATAGAAAACATCTTAAAGTCGCAGGAAAATCAACTCGAACTTACCCTGGAACGTATTCGTCTTGGTCATAAAGAACCGGACGATGCGTTGGCCTTGCAAACACAGTTGGAGCAAACGCGCGCCCAAATACCGTCGTTACATTATCAACTTCAACAAAACGAACATTTTTTAGCCGTTCTTGTCGGTAAAGCTCCAGGAGAGAACCTGCTGCCGTCGTTTACCCTGGAGGATTTCACCTTGCCGCCGGAGTTGCCGCTGTTAATCCCCTCTGAACTGGTACATGCAAGGCCGGATATTCTCGGTGCGGAAGCGCTGCTGCATGCCTCTAATGCAGAATACGGGGTTGCAATATCGAAACTATATCCCCAACTCAACCTTAATACCGATCTTGGATCGCAGGCTCTGACGACCGGTGCGTTGTTCGGCGGTGGTTCTGCTGTTTGGAGTCTGGTGGGGCAGCTTACACAACCCCTGTTCAATCCGGGCTTGCCCGCTGAAAAGAGAGCGGCTCTTGCCGCCTTTGATACGGCTGCGGCAAACTACCGGTCCGTCGTTCTGGAAGCGTTTCGCAACGTGGCAGATGTATTGCGAGCACTGGAGAATGATTCAAAAAGGCTGGGGGCTCTTTCTGCCGCTGATTCCGCTTCTGAAAAGTCTTTAGAGTCAACACAGCGTCGGTATAGGCTTGGAGCAGCCAGCTATTACGATCTGGTTATCGCACAACAGCAACGGCTTCAGACCGAAGTCGATCTGATAGAAGGTCAAGCCAAACGGCTGGTCAACACTGTTGCTTTTTACCAGGCAATGGGCGGCGGATTAAATGGCATTACCGGAAGCACTGGCCATGTGTCGGAGGCTCAAAGCGCAGGGCGGATCTCCTCACGATAG